In Herbaspirillum seropedicae, a single window of DNA contains:
- a CDS encoding MATE family efflux transporter, with protein MTTELPALSSRHHVGRIARLAWPLLVGQLALIANGVIDTVMVSRFSALDLAALALGVSIYVSVFVGLSGVLQALQPTIGQLFGAGRHDEIGDEVRQGMWLAVFLSVIGALVLMFSPLFLSVAKASPELVEKATLYLRIEALALPATLFFRVYSALNTAIARPKMVMAIQVCGLLLKLPLNALLIFGGLGLPAFGGPGCAIATTLIAWLMMLAAWLLVARLPVYRPLKLFGRGFVAPSWKTLRRLLWLGIPIGMSYFIEVTAFTLMAVFIARLGAVPVAGHQITANVGTVLYMLPLSIASATSTLVAQAIGGGNFAVAKKIGNAGIRLAIALSVLVGLVVYCLRGQIIRAYTPDPLIIGAALPLFLYIAFYQLFDSLQVTTAFVLRAYKVAVVPTVIYAVTLWGVGLGGGYLLGLDPLGLTPPNLLGPAGFWLANSASLGLVGIGLLYYLRHIQRRWLNAPA; from the coding sequence GTGACCACTGAACTGCCCGCCCTGTCCTCCCGTCACCACGTCGGCCGCATCGCGCGGCTGGCCTGGCCGCTTCTGGTCGGCCAGCTGGCGCTCATCGCCAATGGCGTGATCGATACCGTGATGGTCTCGCGCTTCTCGGCGCTGGACCTGGCCGCGCTGGCGCTGGGGGTATCGATCTACGTGAGTGTCTTCGTGGGCCTGTCGGGGGTGCTGCAGGCGCTGCAGCCGACCATCGGCCAGCTCTTCGGCGCCGGCCGTCACGACGAGATCGGCGACGAGGTCAGGCAAGGGATGTGGCTGGCCGTGTTCCTGTCAGTCATCGGCGCGCTGGTGCTGATGTTCTCGCCGCTCTTTCTCAGCGTGGCCAAGGCCTCGCCGGAGCTGGTGGAAAAGGCCACGCTGTACCTGCGTATCGAAGCGCTGGCGCTGCCGGCCACGCTGTTCTTCCGCGTCTATTCCGCGCTCAACACCGCCATCGCCCGCCCCAAGATGGTCATGGCCATCCAGGTCTGCGGCCTGCTGCTGAAGCTGCCGCTGAACGCCCTCTTGATCTTCGGCGGCCTGGGCCTGCCGGCCTTTGGCGGCCCCGGCTGCGCCATCGCCACCACCCTGATCGCCTGGCTGATGATGCTGGCGGCCTGGCTGCTGGTGGCGCGCCTGCCGGTGTATCGCCCCTTGAAGCTGTTCGGCCGCGGTTTCGTCGCCCCTTCCTGGAAGACCCTGCGACGGCTGCTGTGGCTGGGCATTCCCATCGGCATGTCCTACTTCATCGAAGTCACCGCCTTTACCCTGATGGCCGTCTTCATCGCGCGCCTGGGTGCGGTGCCGGTGGCCGGACACCAGATCACCGCCAATGTCGGCACGGTGCTCTACATGCTGCCGCTGTCCATTGCCAGCGCGACCAGCACCCTGGTGGCGCAAGCCATTGGCGGCGGCAACTTTGCGGTGGCCAAGAAGATCGGCAATGCCGGCATCCGCCTGGCGATCGCGCTGTCGGTGCTGGTCGGGCTGGTGGTCTACTGCCTGCGCGGGCAGATCATCCGCGCCTATACACCTGATCCGCTCATCATCGGCGCAGCGCTGCCGCTGTTTCTCTACATCGCCTTCTACCAGCTCTTCGATTCCCTGCAGGTGACCACCGCCTTCGTGCTGCGCGCCTACAAGGTGGCGGTGGTGCCGACCGTGATCTATGCCGTCACGCTATGGGGCGTGGGACTGGGCGGCGGCTATCTGCTCGGCCTGGATCCGCTCGGGCTGACCCCGCCGAACCTGTTGGGACCGGCCGGCTTCTGGCTGGCCAACAGCGCCAGCCTGGGCTTAGTCGGGATCGGCCTGCTCTACTACCTGCGCCACATCCAGCGCCGCTGGCTCAACGCTCCAGCTTGA
- the trxA gene encoding thioredoxin TrxA has translation MSDIIKHISDASFEADVLKSDKPVLVDFWAEWCGPCKAIAPILEEVAKEYEGKLQIAKLDVDANQAIPAKFGIRGIPTLILFKNGAAAAQKVGALAKGQLVSFIDSNI, from the coding sequence ATGAGCGACATCATCAAACATATTTCTGACGCCTCCTTCGAAGCCGACGTGCTCAAGTCCGACAAACCCGTCCTGGTCGATTTCTGGGCCGAATGGTGCGGTCCCTGCAAGGCCATCGCCCCGATCCTGGAAGAAGTCGCCAAGGAATACGAAGGCAAGCTGCAGATCGCCAAGCTGGACGTGGACGCCAACCAGGCCATCCCGGCCAAGTTCGGCATCCGCGGCATCCCGACCCTGATCCTGTTCAAGAACGGCGCGGCTGCCGCCCAGAAGGTGGGCGCACTGGCCAAGGGCCAGCTGGTCTCGTTCATCGACAGCAACATCTGA
- the rho gene encoding transcription termination factor Rho, producing the protein MHLSELKAMHVSALLEMAISLDIENAARLRKQELMFAILKKRAKSGEQIFGDGALEVLPDGFGFLRSPDASYMASTDDIYISPSQIRRFNLHTGDSIEGEVRTPKDGERYFALVKVDKVNGEPPEASKHRILFENLTPLHPNKLLQLERDMRGEENITGRIIDLIAPVGRGQRGLLVASPKSGKSVMLQHIAHAITTNHPDTVMIVLLIDERPEEVTEMQRSVRGEVVASTFDEPATRHVQVAEMVLEKAKRLVEMKKDVVILLDSITRLARAYNTVIPASGKVLTGGVDANALQRPKRFFGAARNVEEGGSLTIIATALIETGSRMDDVIYEEFKGTGNMEVHLERRLAEKRVYPAINLSKSGTRREELLIKPDQLQKIWVLRKLMYDMDEIEAMEFILDKMKSTKNNAEFFDMMRRGN; encoded by the coding sequence ATGCACTTATCAGAACTAAAAGCGATGCACGTCTCTGCCTTGCTGGAAATGGCAATCAGCCTGGACATCGAGAATGCTGCGCGCCTGCGCAAACAGGAGCTGATGTTTGCCATCCTGAAGAAGCGCGCAAAATCAGGAGAACAGATTTTTGGCGATGGCGCCCTCGAAGTGTTGCCTGACGGCTTCGGCTTCCTGCGCTCGCCCGACGCCAGCTACATGGCGTCCACCGACGACATCTACATCTCGCCTTCGCAGATCCGCCGTTTCAACCTGCATACCGGCGACTCCATCGAAGGTGAAGTGCGCACGCCCAAGGATGGCGAGCGCTATTTCGCCCTGGTCAAGGTCGACAAGGTCAACGGCGAACCGCCGGAAGCCTCCAAGCACCGCATCCTGTTTGAAAACCTCACGCCGCTGCATCCCAACAAGCTCTTGCAGCTTGAGCGCGACATGCGCGGCGAGGAAAACATCACCGGCCGCATCATCGACCTGATCGCCCCGGTCGGCCGCGGCCAGCGCGGCCTGCTGGTGGCTTCGCCCAAGTCGGGCAAGTCGGTGATGCTGCAACACATCGCCCACGCCATCACCACCAATCATCCGGACACCGTGATGATCGTGCTGCTGATCGACGAACGTCCGGAAGAAGTGACCGAAATGCAGCGCTCGGTGCGCGGCGAAGTGGTCGCCTCCACCTTCGACGAACCGGCCACCCGTCACGTCCAGGTCGCCGAAATGGTGCTGGAAAAGGCCAAGCGCTTAGTCGAAATGAAGAAGGACGTGGTCATCCTGCTGGACTCGATCACCCGTCTGGCGCGCGCCTACAACACCGTGATCCCGGCCTCCGGCAAGGTGTTGACCGGCGGTGTGGACGCCAACGCGCTGCAACGCCCCAAGCGCTTCTTCGGTGCGGCCCGTAACGTCGAAGAAGGCGGCTCGCTGACCATCATCGCCACGGCCCTGATCGAAACCGGCTCGCGCATGGATGACGTGATCTACGAAGAATTCAAGGGCACCGGCAACATGGAAGTGCATCTGGAACGCCGCCTGGCCGAGAAGCGTGTCTACCCCGCCATCAACCTCTCCAAGTCCGGCACCCGCCGCGAAGAGCTGCTGATCAAGCCGGACCAGCTGCAGAAGATCTGGGTGCTGCGCAAGCTCATGTACGACATGGATGAGATCGAGGCGATGGAATTCATCCTCGACAAGATGAAGTCCACCAAGAACAACGCCGAGTTCTTCGACATGATGCGTCGCGGCAACTAA
- the ybiB gene encoding DNA-binding protein YbiB, which yields MQNNAHTPAPAAAVEPASGLSSHAAFVAAPFIKEIGRGKDGARSLSRQDARTMYQAMLDGRVSDLELGAILLAMRIKGESVQEIAGFLDAAEASMPALRAPAGPYAPVVLPSYNGSRKMANLTPLLCMLLVRRGVPVLMHGVTHDPQRVTSAEIFTALGQPHAASIEQAQALMAAGQPAFVPITVLAPAIARLLGMRRILGVRNSTHTVVKIMQPFAGPALRLTSYTHPEYLEMLTDYFSNAAPPERGDAFLMRGTEGETVANARRAQRIDWFSGGTRTVLVEKQSVAEELPDLPEGQDAAATAAWIREVLEGQRPVPEAIAEQVEHCVDVAARLR from the coding sequence AACAATGCCCATACTCCTGCTCCGGCTGCGGCCGTCGAGCCTGCTTCCGGTCTTTCTTCCCATGCTGCTTTCGTGGCCGCGCCTTTCATCAAGGAAATCGGCCGTGGCAAGGATGGCGCGCGCAGTCTGTCGCGCCAGGACGCCCGGACCATGTACCAGGCCATGCTCGATGGCCGTGTCAGCGATCTGGAGCTGGGGGCGATCCTCCTGGCCATGCGCATCAAGGGCGAGTCGGTGCAAGAGATTGCCGGTTTCCTCGATGCCGCCGAGGCCTCCATGCCGGCGCTGCGCGCCCCGGCGGGGCCTTACGCGCCGGTGGTGCTGCCCAGCTACAACGGCTCGCGCAAGATGGCCAATCTCACCCCGCTGTTGTGCATGCTGCTGGTGCGCCGGGGCGTGCCGGTGCTGATGCACGGCGTCACCCATGATCCGCAGCGTGTCACCAGCGCCGAAATCTTCACAGCCCTGGGCCAGCCGCACGCCGCCAGCATCGAGCAGGCCCAAGCCCTGATGGCGGCCGGCCAGCCAGCCTTCGTGCCGATCACCGTGCTGGCCCCGGCCATTGCGCGCCTGCTGGGCATGCGCCGCATCCTGGGGGTGCGCAACTCCACCCATACCGTGGTGAAGATCATGCAACCCTTCGCGGGGCCGGCCTTGCGTCTGACGTCGTACACCCATCCCGAATACCTGGAGATGCTGACCGACTACTTCAGCAACGCCGCGCCGCCTGAGCGCGGCGACGCCTTCCTCATGCGCGGCACCGAAGGCGAGACGGTCGCCAATGCGCGCCGCGCCCAGCGCATCGACTGGTTCAGTGGCGGCACGCGCACCGTACTGGTGGAAAAACAGAGCGTGGCCGAAGAACTGCCCGATCTGCCCGAGGGACAGGATGCCGCCGCCACCGCGGCCTGGATCCGCGAGGTGCTGGAGGGCCAGCGACCGGTGCCGGAAGCCATCGCCGAGCAGGTCGAGCACTGCGTGGATGTGGCGGCACGATTACGTTGA
- a CDS encoding ArnT family glycosyltransferase → MKPVRLPAAATNALPRMALLALALLYILPGLIGRDPWKNEDATSFGIMWTMAHGNLADWLTPNVAGLPLPAESPLAYWFGAICIQLFGWLLGDPLAARVSTIGCFLVGSLSIWYTTYLLGRRPEAQPLKLAFGGQPEPKDFGRTLADGAFLIYLGFLGLLLHSHETSPKTLQIALVAYAMYGAARVFDAHRVRHALGLGLALGMLVLTYGWLLPVGVLLALVLLTALRKDGRAAALVLGLALPLALLICAAWLLALHTLIPSEAAGQFELWMSWNTYQLNVPTLATLAFLGKYGVWFAWPAWPFAGWALYAWRRQLGSLHIALPLAFLIPITLLVLMNIHREEGMLLPLLPALAILAAFGLPTMKRGAINAVDWFSVMTLTTSAAFIWIGWIAKETGWPAQIARNAYKLAPGFKPGFAWISLAIAIAATIAWIVVVHWRISRRPSVLWRAVVLSSGGVILCWVLLMTLWLPWVNYGKSYAGVAEQIESKLGSVKQCVQTNVGPAQRASFAYFGNVRFADEHGQRCDYLLLQDDISNQDAALMLRQYPGAWRMVWEGRRPSDRDERFRLYRRSKD, encoded by the coding sequence ATGAAGCCAGTCCGTCTTCCTGCCGCAGCGACCAACGCGCTTCCGCGCATGGCCCTGCTTGCGCTCGCCCTCCTCTACATCCTGCCCGGCCTGATCGGCCGCGATCCCTGGAAGAACGAGGATGCCACCAGCTTCGGCATCATGTGGACCATGGCCCATGGCAATCTGGCCGACTGGTTGACGCCCAATGTGGCCGGACTCCCGCTGCCGGCGGAAAGTCCGCTGGCCTACTGGTTCGGCGCCATCTGCATCCAGCTCTTCGGCTGGCTGCTCGGCGATCCGCTGGCCGCGCGCGTCTCCACCATCGGCTGCTTCCTGGTCGGGTCGCTCTCGATCTGGTACACCACCTACCTGCTGGGCCGTCGCCCCGAGGCGCAGCCGCTCAAGCTGGCCTTTGGCGGCCAGCCCGAGCCCAAGGATTTCGGCCGCACCCTGGCCGATGGCGCCTTCCTGATCTACCTCGGTTTCCTCGGCCTGCTGCTGCATAGCCACGAGACCAGCCCCAAGACCTTGCAGATCGCCCTGGTCGCCTACGCCATGTATGGCGCAGCGCGGGTGTTCGATGCGCATCGCGTGCGCCACGCGCTGGGCTTGGGCCTGGCGCTGGGCATGCTGGTGCTGACCTATGGCTGGCTGCTGCCGGTGGGCGTGCTGCTGGCGCTGGTACTGCTGACGGCGCTGCGCAAGGACGGTCGCGCCGCAGCGCTGGTGCTGGGCCTGGCCCTGCCGCTGGCGCTGCTCATCTGCGCGGCCTGGCTGCTGGCGCTGCATACGCTGATCCCCAGCGAGGCCGCCGGCCAGTTCGAACTCTGGATGAGCTGGAACACCTACCAGTTGAACGTCCCCACCCTGGCCACGCTGGCCTTCCTGGGCAAGTACGGCGTCTGGTTCGCCTGGCCGGCCTGGCCCTTTGCGGGATGGGCGCTCTACGCCTGGCGACGCCAGCTGGGGTCGCTGCATATCGCCCTGCCGCTGGCCTTCCTGATCCCCATCACGCTGCTGGTGCTGATGAACATCCACCGCGAAGAAGGCATGCTGCTGCCGCTGCTGCCGGCGCTGGCGATCCTGGCGGCCTTCGGCCTGCCGACCATGAAGCGCGGCGCCATCAATGCAGTGGACTGGTTCTCGGTGATGACCCTGACCACGTCGGCGGCCTTCATCTGGATCGGCTGGATCGCCAAGGAAACCGGCTGGCCCGCGCAGATCGCGCGCAATGCCTACAAGCTGGCGCCGGGCTTCAAGCCGGGCTTTGCGTGGATCTCGCTGGCCATCGCCATCGCCGCCACCATCGCCTGGATCGTCGTGGTCCACTGGCGCATCTCGCGCCGTCCCTCGGTGCTGTGGCGCGCCGTGGTGCTGTCCTCGGGCGGCGTGATCCTGTGCTGGGTATTGCTGATGACCTTGTGGCTGCCCTGGGTCAACTATGGCAAGAGCTATGCGGGCGTGGCCGAGCAGATCGAGTCCAAGCTGGGCTCGGTCAAGCAGTGCGTGCAGACCAATGTCGGCCCGGCGCAGCGCGCCTCGTTCGCCTACTTCGGCAATGTGCGCTTTGCCGATGAGCATGGCCAGCGCTGCGACTACCTGCTGCTGCAGGATGACATCAGCAACCAGGACGCGGCGCTGATGCTGCGCCAGTATCCCGGCGCCTGGCGCATGGTCTGGGAAGGCCGCCGCCCCTCTGACCGCGACGAGCGCTTCCGCCTCTATCGCCGCAGCAAAGACTGA
- a CDS encoding PD-(D/E)XK nuclease family protein produces the protein MLSATVPIPPSPDFWQQAVRQLLHPGQPLGQALQAQAGAALDFSGVQLMVPAFSHAQNFKAALSRELRRPYIAPRINTLSGLLAMQPPGEDAPPSESERLMQLYAQLREHGWLKKMFSARRNADLLPLAHTLLDLSDELSLALLPEIRASAGEDAIAGRWTQALAQLLAPLAPSAHAMLSEEAALVWQIWKIQLDARDRIVQRFDAMLDLAARASLPLIWVSPTEPEPLDAAFLAAYAQHQPVRIVTLDWSRAAMAPLYPLYLSAWGELVREEEGPAPAYEEFAASAPPEASAAAPSALPLLCPASDLENAAVQSAQIVLRWLQQGKNEIAIVAQDRVTARRLRALLERAQVSVADETGWKLSTTRAAAALAAWNDLVSARGETNALLDLLKSPFVFPADPGRADRVMRIEARLRRANIAGDWQALQTAFADARDPDDLQCILTLARQAARFGGRKTLSQWCETQRRLCEALGMDAALREDGAGQQCLLMLDEIAAEQGALQDQFSFAEWRALLNLRLDATSYMPPIKDRRVVMLPLNGARLRRFDAVLVIGADAAHLPSPPQETLFFSNAVRRELNLATRATRQRQQLRDLVELLCINPEVVLCWQTHQDGEPNPVSPWIERLELKLAQQGAAPLQRLELPPPVQQLRALPSSMPAPSAPDLLPPTLSASGFGSFLACPYQFFAQRMLRVAVMDELSEMPEKRDYGSWLHEILYKYHAHLRDNDTPLPARAALLAQFSEEVFQREMQRHPAALAFHARWQKVMPAYLLWANEREAEGWQFAFGEESQSQTLQWSDGGIELYGRLDRVDRNEQGQRALLDYKTRSAASLRQKVKEDDDHQLAFYGLLAGGVIEHAHYVALELGPDKKTGDAAAPDFARRQKMLQQQITTTMQAVAHGAALPANGIESVCQYCEMRGLCRKGAWL, from the coding sequence ATGCTGTCCGCGACCGTACCGATTCCCCCTTCGCCCGATTTCTGGCAGCAGGCCGTGCGCCAGCTGCTGCATCCGGGACAGCCGCTGGGCCAGGCCTTGCAAGCGCAGGCGGGTGCGGCGCTGGATTTCTCGGGCGTGCAGTTGATGGTGCCGGCGTTTTCGCATGCGCAGAATTTCAAGGCCGCGCTGAGCCGCGAGTTACGCCGTCCCTATATCGCGCCGCGCATCAATACCCTCTCGGGCCTGTTGGCCATGCAGCCGCCCGGCGAGGACGCGCCACCTTCCGAGAGCGAGCGGCTCATGCAGCTCTATGCGCAATTACGCGAGCACGGCTGGCTCAAGAAGATGTTTTCGGCGCGCCGCAATGCCGACCTGCTGCCCTTGGCGCATACCCTGCTGGACTTGTCCGATGAGCTGAGCCTGGCGCTGCTGCCGGAGATCCGCGCCAGCGCTGGAGAAGACGCCATCGCCGGCCGCTGGACGCAGGCGCTGGCGCAACTGCTGGCGCCGCTGGCGCCGTCGGCGCACGCCATGCTGTCCGAAGAAGCGGCGCTGGTATGGCAGATATGGAAGATCCAGCTGGATGCGCGCGATCGCATCGTGCAGCGTTTCGACGCCATGCTGGACCTGGCCGCACGCGCCAGCCTGCCGCTGATCTGGGTCAGCCCGACCGAGCCGGAACCGCTGGATGCGGCCTTCCTGGCCGCCTATGCGCAGCACCAGCCGGTGCGCATCGTCACCCTGGACTGGAGCCGTGCAGCCATGGCGCCGCTCTATCCGCTCTACCTGTCGGCCTGGGGCGAGCTGGTGCGCGAGGAGGAGGGCCCTGCGCCGGCCTACGAGGAGTTCGCCGCATCAGCGCCACCCGAGGCATCTGCAGCAGCACCAAGCGCCTTGCCCTTGCTCTGCCCGGCGAGCGACCTGGAGAACGCCGCCGTACAGAGCGCCCAGATCGTGCTGCGCTGGCTGCAGCAGGGCAAGAACGAGATCGCCATCGTGGCGCAGGACCGCGTCACCGCGCGCCGCCTGCGCGCCTTGCTGGAACGCGCCCAGGTGTCGGTGGCCGACGAGACCGGCTGGAAGCTCTCCACCACCCGCGCCGCCGCCGCGCTGGCGGCCTGGAACGATCTGGTCTCGGCGCGCGGCGAGACCAATGCCTTGCTCGACCTGTTGAAGTCGCCCTTCGTCTTCCCCGCCGACCCCGGTCGCGCTGATCGCGTCATGCGTATCGAAGCGCGCTTGCGTCGCGCCAATATCGCCGGCGACTGGCAGGCGCTACAGACCGCCTTTGCCGACGCCCGCGATCCGGATGACCTGCAATGCATCCTCACCCTGGCGCGCCAGGCAGCCCGCTTCGGCGGCCGCAAGACGCTCTCGCAATGGTGCGAGACCCAGCGCAGGCTCTGCGAAGCGCTGGGCATGGATGCGGCCCTGCGCGAAGATGGCGCGGGCCAGCAGTGTCTGCTCATGCTCGATGAGATCGCCGCCGAGCAGGGCGCCTTGCAGGACCAATTCTCCTTTGCCGAGTGGCGGGCCCTGCTCAACCTGCGGCTGGACGCCACCTCCTACATGCCGCCCATCAAGGACCGCCGGGTCGTGATGCTGCCGCTCAATGGCGCGCGCCTGCGCCGCTTCGATGCGGTGCTGGTCATTGGCGCAGATGCCGCCCACTTGCCGTCGCCGCCGCAGGAAACCCTGTTCTTCTCCAACGCCGTGCGGCGCGAACTGAACCTGGCCACCCGCGCCACGCGCCAGCGCCAGCAGTTACGTGACCTGGTTGAACTGCTGTGCATCAATCCGGAAGTGGTGTTGTGCTGGCAGACCCACCAGGATGGCGAACCCAATCCGGTCAGCCCCTGGATCGAGCGACTGGAGCTGAAACTGGCGCAGCAGGGCGCGGCGCCCTTGCAGCGGCTGGAGTTGCCGCCGCCCGTGCAGCAGTTGCGGGCGCTACCTTCCAGCATGCCCGCGCCAAGCGCGCCGGACCTGTTGCCGCCGACGCTGTCGGCCAGCGGTTTCGGCAGTTTCCTGGCCTGTCCGTATCAGTTCTTCGCCCAGCGCATGCTGCGCGTGGCCGTCATGGATGAACTCTCGGAAATGCCCGAGAAGCGCGACTACGGCAGCTGGCTGCACGAAATCCTCTACAAGTATCACGCCCACCTGCGCGACAACGACACGCCCTTGCCGGCCCGTGCAGCGTTGCTGGCGCAGTTCTCGGAAGAGGTGTTCCAGCGCGAGATGCAGCGCCATCCGGCCGCACTGGCCTTCCATGCACGGTGGCAGAAGGTGATGCCGGCCTATCTGCTGTGGGCCAATGAACGCGAAGCCGAGGGCTGGCAGTTCGCCTTCGGTGAAGAGTCGCAATCGCAGACCTTGCAGTGGAGTGATGGCGGCATCGAACTGTATGGCCGCCTCGACCGCGTGGACCGCAATGAGCAGGGCCAGCGCGCCCTGCTCGATTACAAGACCCGCAGCGCCGCCAGCCTCAGGCAGAAGGTCAAGGAAGACGATGACCACCAGTTGGCCTTCTATGGCCTGCTGGCCGGTGGCGTGATCGAACATGCCCACTATGTGGCCCTCGAATTGGGCCCCGACAAGAAGACCGGCGACGCCGCCGCCCCCGATTTCGCCCGCAGACAGAAGATGCTCCAGCAACAGATCACGACCACCATGCAAGCCGTGGCGCACGGCGCGGCGCTGCCGGCCAACGGCATCGAATCGGTCTGCCAGTATTGCGAGATGCGCGGCCTGTGCCGCAAGGGAGCCTGGCTGTGA
- a CDS encoding type B 50S ribosomal protein L31: MKEGIHPDYREVLFHDMSNDFKFITRSTIGTRETAEFEGKQYPLVKIEVSSESHPFYTGKHKIVDTAGRVEKFRQKFGSVGSKTAVSKA; this comes from the coding sequence ATGAAAGAAGGCATCCATCCGGATTACCGCGAAGTCCTGTTCCACGACATGTCGAACGACTTCAAGTTCATCACCCGCTCCACCATCGGCACGCGCGAAACCGCTGAGTTCGAAGGCAAGCAATATCCCCTGGTGAAGATCGAAGTGTCCTCCGAATCGCACCCGTTCTACACCGGCAAGCACAAGATCGTCGACACCGCTGGCCGCGTCGAGAAGTTCCGCCAGAAGTTCGGTTCCGTCGGTTCGAAGACTGCTGTCTCGAAGGCGTAA
- a CDS encoding putative bifunctional diguanylate cyclase/phosphodiesterase, with amino-acid sequence MSGSFHFLLLAFAVLVASLSAYAALEVSERMVMQESQHRRLWLSVGAVVLGLGVWATLFLTVAALGLSMPVGFDIRLTVLALLLCLGSAFYLMHLSGLRRPHPSRLAIGGLSIGAAINAAFHMALAAMQLLPALLYQQVLLGLALLLTELIGVFIVALFSASNGRKPKAGSLNSQQTRRVLAALLVGLGLVAAATAGLRALVIAPHTQSLAVASLLREHLVNGIVFLAFLAMALALVISGVQRNQVLKRIVGRTNDKLLHFATHDVLTGLPNRALLADRIQHAVEVARRNGKTFAVLFMDLDGFKAINDSLGHAVGDGLLVAVAQRIRQCLRGEDMVARIGGDEFVVVVGNLSSPDVVEQLSENILAALRQDFQIDDATLRVTSSIGIAVYPNSGDSVDALMKNADAAMYEAKQSGRNTYRFFEPAMHASAMRHLQVRQALQQAIDEQQFRLHFQPKYRGASKELTGLEALLRWTHPQLGEMAPTEFIPIAERSGQILCIGDWVLQAVCEQIARWDAAGMKPVKVALNLSPLQMRTDLVARIVELVGAAGIAPQRLMFEITETAAMKDVERSQRVIGELQALGFDIAIDDFGTGYSSLAYLAQFHCRQIKIDRFFTSRLDGDDHSGRAIVAAIIALAHALQMEVVAEGVETEGQLRELQLLHCDQVQGFLLGRPAEAPSVPGLVQASNDDLFGAAAGASAVLKLER; translated from the coding sequence ATGTCAGGTTCATTCCATTTCCTGCTGTTGGCCTTTGCGGTGCTGGTGGCCAGCCTGTCGGCCTATGCTGCGCTGGAAGTCTCCGAGCGCATGGTGATGCAGGAATCCCAGCATCGCCGCCTGTGGCTGTCGGTGGGGGCGGTCGTGCTCGGCCTGGGCGTGTGGGCCACGCTGTTCCTGACGGTGGCGGCGCTGGGCTTGTCGATGCCGGTCGGCTTCGATATCCGGCTGACCGTGCTGGCGCTGTTGCTATGCCTGGGCAGCGCCTTCTACCTGATGCACCTGTCCGGCTTGCGGCGGCCCCATCCGAGCCGGCTGGCCATCGGCGGCCTGTCCATCGGCGCGGCCATCAACGCAGCTTTCCATATGGCGCTGGCCGCCATGCAATTGCTGCCGGCGCTGTTGTACCAGCAGGTCTTGCTAGGCCTGGCCTTGCTGCTGACCGAACTGATCGGGGTCTTCATCGTCGCCCTGTTTTCGGCCAGCAATGGCCGCAAGCCCAAGGCCGGCTCGCTCAATTCGCAGCAGACCCGGCGGGTGCTGGCGGCGTTGCTGGTGGGGCTGGGCCTGGTCGCTGCGGCCACGGCTGGCCTGCGTGCGCTGGTCATCGCGCCGCACACGCAGAGCTTGGCGGTGGCCAGCCTGCTGCGCGAGCACCTGGTCAACGGCATCGTCTTCCTGGCTTTCCTGGCGATGGCGCTGGCGCTGGTGATCAGTGGCGTGCAGCGCAACCAGGTCTTGAAGCGCATCGTCGGCCGCACCAATGACAAGCTGCTGCATTTCGCCACCCACGACGTGCTCACCGGCCTGCCCAATCGCGCCTTGCTGGCCGACCGCATCCAGCACGCGGTGGAGGTGGCACGCCGCAACGGCAAGACCTTTGCGGTGCTGTTCATGGACCTGGATGGTTTCAAGGCCATCAATGATTCGCTCGGCCATGCGGTGGGCGATGGCCTGCTGGTGGCGGTGGCGCAGCGCATCCGGCAATGCCTGCGCGGTGAAGACATGGTTGCGCGCATCGGCGGCGACGAGTTCGTGGTGGTGGTGGGCAACCTGTCCTCGCCGGATGTGGTGGAGCAGTTGTCGGAAAACATCCTCGCCGCCCTGCGCCAGGATTTCCAGATCGATGACGCCACCCTGCGCGTGACCTCCAGCATCGGCATCGCCGTCTATCCCAATAGCGGCGACAGCGTCGATGCATTGATGAAGAATGCTGATGCGGCCATGTACGAAGCCAAGCAGAGCGGGCGCAATACCTATCGTTTCTTCGAGCCGGCCATGCATGCCAGCGCCATGCGTCACCTGCAGGTGCGCCAGGCGCTCCAGCAGGCCATCGACGAGCAGCAGTTCCGCCTGCATTTCCAGCCCAAGTACCGTGGCGCGAGCAAGGAGCTGACCGGGCTGGAAGCCCTGCTGCGCTGGACCCATCCGCAACTGGGCGAGATGGCCCCGACCGAATTCATCCCCATTGCCGAGCGTTCCGGCCAGATCCTGTGCATCGGCGACTGGGTGCTGCAGGCGGTCTGCGAACAGATCGCCCGCTGGGATGCGGCAGGGATGAAGCCGGTGAAGGTGGCCCTGAACCTGTCGCCGTTGCAGATGCGCACCGATCTGGTGGCGCGCATCGTGGAACTGGTGGGGGCGGCGGGCATTGCCCCGCAACGGCTGATGTTCGAGATCACCGAGACGGCGGCGATGAAGGATGTGGAGCGCAGCCAGCGGGTGATCGGCGAACTGCAAGCGCTGGGCTTCGATATCGCCATCGATGACTTCGGCACGGGCTATTCCAGCCTGGCCTACCTGGCGCAGTTCCACTGTCGCCAGATCAAGATCGACCGCTTCTTTACCTCGCGCCTGGATGGCGATGATCACTCCGGACGCGCCATCGTGGCCGCCATCATTGCGCTGGCCCATGCCTTGCAGATGGAGGTGGTGGCCGAGGGCGTGGAAACCGAAGGGCAGTTGCGCGAGCTGCAACTGCTGCACTGTGATCAGGTGCAGGGCTTCCTGCTGGGGCGTCCGGCGGAAGCGCCCAGCGTGCCGGGGCTGGTCCAGGCCAGCAACGATGACCTGTTCGGCGCGGCGGCTGGCGCGAGCGCCGTGCTCAAGCTGGAGCGTTGA